In a single window of the Labeo rohita strain BAU-BD-2019 chromosome 23, IGBB_LRoh.1.0, whole genome shotgun sequence genome:
- the slc25a33 gene encoding solute carrier family 25 member 33, which translates to MAQKDTLLHLFAGGCGGTVGAIMTCPLEVLKTRLQSSGLTLRPVFQVQLGTVNGAGVIRPGPVTPSLLQVLRSILEKEGPKSLFRGLGPNLVGVAPSRAIYFAAYSKSKETFNGIFVPNSGIVHMSSAGFAAFVTNSLMNPIWMVKTRMQLEKKARGEKKMNAFQCARYVYKTEGMRGFYRGLTASYAGISETMICFLIYETLKKYLAQRRFTTPDTDTEKGASDFLGLMVAAAFAKGCASCIAYPHEVIRTRLREEGSKYKYFFQTARLVAVEEGYAAFYRGLIPQLIRQIPNTAIVLSTYELIVHLLGEPSK; encoded by the exons ATGTGGTGGAACCGTAGGTGCCATCATGACCTGCCCCCTGGAGGTGTTAAAAACCAGACTACAATCATCTGGCCTCACCCTCAGACCTGTTTTCCAGGTTCAGCTGGGTACAGTCAATGGGGCTGGCGTCATTAGACCAGGACCCGTCACCCCTAGCCTGCTACAGGTGTTACG GTCAATTCTAGAGAAAGAAGGACCAAAATCTCTATTCAGAGGATTGGGCCCAAATCTTGTTGGTGTTGCACCCTCAAG GGCCATCTATTTTGCAGCTTATTCAAAGTCTAAAGAGACTTTCAATGGCATCTTTGTCCCAAACAGTGGAATCGTCCACATGTCTTCAGCCGGCTTTGCAG cattcGTCACAAATTCCCTGATGAATCCCATCTGGATGGTCAAAACAAGAATGCAGCTTGAGAAAAA GGCACGTGGGGAGAAGAAAATGAACGCGTTCCAGTGTGCGCGGTATGTGTACAAGACAGAAGGCATGCGAGGTTTTTACCGGGGCCTGACGGCGTCGTACGCCGGCATCTCTGAGACCATGATCTGCTTCCTCATTTACGAGACACTGAAGAAGTACCTAGCGCAGAGACGATTCACCACACCTGACACTGACACAGAAAAAGGGGCCTCAGATTTTCTGGGGCTTATGGTTGCTGCTGCATTTGCCAAGGGTTGCGCCTCCTGCATAGCTTATCCACATG AGGTCATTCGGACAAGACTAAGAGAAGAGGGGAGCAAATACAAGTACTTCTTTCAGACGGCGCGCCTTGTGGCGGTGGAAGAGGGATACGCAGCTTTTTACAGAGGACTCATTCCACAGCTCATCAGACAGATCCCCAACACAGCCATAGTGCTGTCCACCTATGAGCTCATTGTCCATCTGCTGGGTGAACCCTCCAAATAA